A single Saccopteryx bilineata isolate mSacBil1 chromosome 9, mSacBil1_pri_phased_curated, whole genome shotgun sequence DNA region contains:
- the LOC136313485 gene encoding pyruvate dehydrogenase phosphatase regulatory subunit, mitochondrial-like isoform X4: MLPSAEPVGPVRLAAGSTRFCAGIVSTARHLSIEQKMADYSNRLYHQLEQETGIQTGYTRTGSIFLAQTQDRLVSLKRINSRLNVIGIPSEIISLKKVTELHPLLNVHDLVGAMHVPEDAVVSSADVALALASAASQQVW, from the exons GCTGGCTGCTGGCTCCACGAGGTTCTGTGCTGGCATTGTAAGCACCGCCAGGCATTTGAGCATCGAGCAGAAGATGGCAGACTATTCAAACAGACTTTACCATCAGttggagcaggagacagggatCCAAACAG GTTACACGAGGACAGGCTCCATCTTTCTGGCCCAGACGCAGGACCGGCTGGTCTCCCTGAAGCGCATCAACTCAAGACTGAA TGTTATAGGCATCCCTTCTGAGATCATCTCCCTCAAGAAAGTGACCGAACTCCACCCTCTCCTCAACGTGCACGACCTGGTGGGGGCCATGCACGTGCCCGAGGATGCGGTGGTGTCCTCTGCCGACGTGGCTCTTGCCCTGGCAAGCGCTGCCTCCCAACAAG TTTGGTAA
- the LOC136313485 gene encoding pyruvate dehydrogenase phosphatase regulatory subunit, mitochondrial-like isoform X2: MLPSAEPVGPVRLAAGSTRFCAGIVSTARHLSIEQKMADYSNRLYHQLEQETGIQTGYTRTGSIFLAQTQDRLVSLKRINSRLNVIGIPSEIISLKKVTELHPLLNVHDLVGAMHVPEDAVVSSADVALALASAASQQGVQICDWTSVLHGMVKKGQVTPGR; this comes from the exons GCTGGCTGCTGGCTCCACGAGGTTCTGTGCTGGCATTGTAAGCACCGCCAGGCATTTGAGCATCGAGCAGAAGATGGCAGACTATTCAAACAGACTTTACCATCAGttggagcaggagacagggatCCAAACAG GTTACACGAGGACAGGCTCCATCTTTCTGGCCCAGACGCAGGACCGGCTGGTCTCCCTGAAGCGCATCAACTCAAGACTGAA TGTTATAGGCATCCCTTCTGAGATCATCTCCCTCAAGAAAGTGACCGAACTCCACCCTCTCCTCAACGTGCACGACCTGGTGGGGGCCATGCACGTGCCCGAGGATGCGGTGGTGTCCTCTGCCGACGTGGCTCTTGCCCTGGCAAGCGCTGCCTCCCAACAAG GTGTTCAGATCTGTGACTGGACAAGCGTTCTTCATGGGATGGTCAAAAAAGGTCAAGTTACACCTGGCCGATAG